The Novosphingobium sp. Gsoil 351 genome contains the following window.
GCTGACGCGGTTGGAAAACATCGATGGAAGCGCGCCCGGCTCCATCTCTTCGAAGCCGACCGCCAGCGCACACTCGACCGCTCCGCTTTCCACTGCCTGGCGGGCAAGAAAGAGGGCAGTCGAGCCTGTCGAACAGTTGTTGTTGACGTTGACGATTGGAATTCCGGTCATGCCGGCGCGATAGACCGTGCGCTGTCCCGCGCAGCTTGCCCCGAACACGTAGCCTACATAGGCCTGCTCGATGCGATCGTAGCCGATACCGGCGTCGGCCAACGCGAGACAGATGGCTTCGCTGCCCATCTGGTCATAAGGCGCGCTGCTGCCGGGTTTGGCGAACGGGATCATTCCCACACCGGCAACCAGCACTTCGCGATCCATGCTCGTCATCTCCGACCTCACCGCAAAAGAAGAATCCGAATGTGGCGCTTGGGCGCCGAAGGCAAATTCATTGAAGACCGTTTGTATTCTCGATAAGAATAGTCATGCTCGATCCCCGCCTGAACTATCTTGTGATTGTGGCGCGTACCGGCTCATTCACGACAGCAGCGCAAGAAGCTGGCGTTACTCAGTCTGCGGTGACGAGGAGCATCGCCGCGCTGGAACGGGAGGTCGGCTTTCCGATCTTCTATCGCACGCCTCGGGGCGTCATTCCGACCGAGAAGGGCGGCGACTTCATCACCCGGGCCGCGCGTTTGCTCGAGGACGCCCGCGAACTTTTGCGAAGCGGGGCGGGAAACAAGGACCCGTACAGTGGTGTCCTGCGCATCGGGATCTGCCCCGCATCGCTCGAGTGGGGGCTTGTGGAACCGCTGGCCAGCTTGCTGCGTAGGCATCGCGGCATCCGCTATGACATTAGCAGCGGTGGCTTCGAGACGATCGTGCAACACTTGCGGATGGGTGCGATCGACGTTGCCGTGGGCTACAACGCCGCCTTCAGCGAATGGTCGGATTTAAGGCGTGAGCCGATGGGCAGCCTGGATGTCGCACTGTTCGTGCGGCGCGGGCATCCCCTGCTCGGCGTGTCGGGCCCAACTTTGCGCGACCTTGCGCGGTACGACTTCGTCTCACCCTCGGATTCCCGGCCTTACGGTGAAATCATCCGCAACATCTTCCAAAAGCAGGGGATCGACTGGCATGAACGGGTCCATCGCGCAGACTTTTTCCCGATCGTGCGAAGCATCGTCGAAACCTCTGACGCTGTAGGCGTGGTTGCGCGATCTCACGCCGCGTCGCCTCAGTTTGCCGAGCGCTATCAATTGCTCGCGGGCCTTGACCTGTTCCCCACCGCGCCTTTGTGCTGCGCGGTCCGGGTACGCTGGGAGCCCAAGGCTGCCACCCGCGCCTTAATCGGCACTCTCACAAGGGCATTTCCCTTGGCACAATGATTAAATTGAATGGTCTGTCATCATTATGAATTGGACGCCGTAAGCCGATAGCCCCACCGTGCCGCGCAGTTGGTGCCCCTCTCCGGGATGAACGGAAGCGAGCGAAATGGCCGAAACGAGCGGGCAAGACATTCGTCAAGGGCGGTTTCGACGCGAGGCGAAAGGCGCAGAGACGGCGTCGGTGTGCGTTAAGGTCGAGCGTGGGCGCATCCGTGCCTTCGCTAGCGTTCTTGGACAGATCGATCCGCTCTTCAACGATGTGGCTGCGGCGCACGCCATGGGTCATCCAGACATCGCGGCGCCCCCTTCCTTCTTCATGGTCGTCGAAGCAATCGCCAACGAAGAACTCCGGCGCCAGGGGGAGGCAAGCGCGATCGAGATGGCCGGCTGCGACTTTCGCTATCTACTTCATGGCGACGAGCACTATTCTTACAACGGGCTCGTCTATGCCGGGGACAGTGTGACGTTTTCAACCAGAGTGCTCGACTTCTATGACAGGAAGGGGGGGCTGATGGAGTTCGTCACGCTCGAATCCGTGGTTGCCCATCACGAGCGCGGGCCGCTCATCCGAGCGCGCCGCACACTCTTGCACAAGTTCGGATGACGCGGGAGCGGATGATGGCGACCGATCGGATCAGGGCCGGCGACACGCTCTCGGAAATACGGTTTGGGCCGATTTCACGAACGACGCTAGCGCTCTACGCTGGCGCGTCAGACGATCACAACCCGGTGCACATCGATCTCGATTTTGCCCGTCAAGCCGGCCTCGACGACGTGTTCGCGCACGGCATGCTATCCTTCGGCGTGCTTACTCGCGTGGTGACCCAGCGCTTCGGTGCCGCCCGCCTCCGTTCGTTCGGTGCGCGTTTCACGGCAATTACCCACGTCCACGATGTTGTCTCCTGCCACGCCTCGGTCAGCGAATGCTTCGAGGAGGACGGCGAGCGGCTCGCGAGAATCGCGGTGTTCGCGCAAACTGCGGGTGGAGTCACGACCCTTTCAGGTGAGGCGATCGTCGCGCTCGATTGATGCAGTGCCCGTGTCTTGAGCGGGGAAAGGTAAGATCTTCGAATGTCCATGAGGTTCGACGAGCGCGTTGTCGTAGTCACTGGCGCCGGGCAGGGCCTCGGCCGATCGCACGCGCTCGAGTTCGCACGGCGCGGAGCACGGGTTTTGGTAAACGATTTGGGCGGCGGTGCGCAAGGCGGCGGCGGCAGCACCTCAGTCGCCGAGTGCCTTGTCACCCGCATTCGTGACGAGGGCGGGGAGGCCTATGCCAATTCCGATAGCGTGGAGGATGGTGAAAAGATCGTTCAGGGGGCTTTGGATGTATTTGGGCGGGTCGACGTAGTTGTGAACAATGCTGGAATTCTGCGCGATTCGACCTTTGCCAAAATGAGCGATGAAGACTGGGATTTGGTCTACCGGGTTCACCTCCTCGGCTGCTTCAAAGTGACCCGAGCAGCCTGGCCCCACATGCGCGAGGCGCGATATGGCCGCGTAATAATGACGACCTCGATCGCGGGCATCTATGGCAACTTCGGCCAGGCAAACTACTCGGCCTGCAAGTTGGGCCTGTTTGGCCTCGCCCAGACGTTGGCGATTGAGGGGGGGGCCACGAAACATCCTAGTGAACACGGTTAGCCCCACTGCAGGTTCGCGGTTGACCGAGGGTGTGCTGCCCAAGGAGGTCACCGACGCACTGAAGCCCGAATATGTTACTCCGGCGGTGATCCTGCTTGCCCACGAAAGCTGTCCGACCACCGGCAAACTCTTCGAAGTGGGTGGTGGCTGGGTTTCACAAACCCGCTGGGAACAGACCCAGGGCGTGTTCTTCAACGATGACTTCTCTTCCGAACAGCTGGCTGAGCGATGGGGTGAAGCGACGTCGTTCGAAGGTAGCCGTCACGCTTCCAAGCTGCAGGAAGCGAAGACTGGTATCCAGGAGCGCTTGGGGCGCGATCTCGCGCTTGCGCCGCAATAGCCCTGCGGGCTGCCATTGCTCATGGAGTTGAAGATGGCGCCTGAACCGAAGGTCGAAGACGTGCACAGGGTCGACCCGCAGCTGCGAGCCGGACTCGCTCTTTTCCCAGATATCGAACTGACCTGCGAAATCCTACCCGACTTGCGCAGGGCTTCTTTCGGCCGAGACGAAAAGATTGCGATCGCCGGTTTGAGCGAACATCGCGTCTCACTTCCGGTCGCATCGGGCAGTATCGATCTGTTCGTCTGCAGGCCGGAAAGTGCCGAAGTCCTGCCCGGCATCTGCTGTCTGCATGGTGGAGGCTTCGTTAGCGGCTCGGCCATGCAGATGGCGGCTCAGCGGGCCGGGTGGGCGTTGGCGCTCAATGCGGTACTGGTCTTCGTCGACTACCGTCTCGCTCCGGAGCATCCATTCCCACAACCCTTGGAGGATTGTTACGCTGCGCTGCGGTGGATGTGCAGCGAAGGGCGAGAGTTCGGCATCGACCGCACGCGCATCGCGCTATGGGGCATTAGCGCCGGGGGCGGCCTTGCCGCGGGGCTCGCGATTCTTGCCCGAGATCGCGGCGAGTTCCAGGTTGCCTGCCAACACCTGTGGTCGCCGATGCTGGATGATCGCACCACGACAGCTGCTGATCCACATGCGTACGTTGGCCAGTTCGTTTGGAACCGGAAGAACAATCGTTTTGGCTGGCATTGCTATCTTGGACAGGAGCCAGGCACGCCTGGCGTCTCGCACTATGCTGCGCCATCGCGGCTGCGGGCCATGGAAGGCCTACCGCCGACCTATCTCGCAGTGGGTGCGTTGGACCTGTTTCTGGAAGAGAATGTCGAGTATGCTCGCCGTCTCTTACGTGGGGGTGTGCCAGTCGAACTCCATGTCCACCCTGGGGTGTATCACGGCGCGGCGTCGATTTCCGAGGCGGATGTGATCAAAAGGTGGGAGCGCGATAGTCGCAACGCGCTCAATCGCGGATTGCGAGGATATCTCTGATCTACGTTTCCCATCTACCAGTCCATTTTCCAGATAATGATGAGGCGGCGTAACTAGAGAACCGCCTCTACCGTCAACCTCTGGATTGTTACCGCAGAGCAATTTGGCGTGCTGTCAGCTAAGCGAGGTTCCAGCGCGAAAACCGGCTTGGCAGTGAACGGCCCCTTTCTAGCCGTTGGGGACAAAGTGCTGTTGAAGCGTCGGGCAGACAATCGGACTTATGTTAACCGCCGCATTTGGCCTTTATGACAAACTGATTCGAAGTCGCCGATGTCGGATCAGAGTTGTTGGGGGCGGCCTAGCGCCTGGCCTCGGTCGGCCGCGGCTCTGGTCGAGTGCGCGAAACCTTTACATCGACATCGACGTCCCCGACCTCATCCTTCACCACGCGAGCGGTACCCTTGGCGATATGGGCAACCCCCGTGCCAACTGCCTTGGCTGCGCGGGCGGTGTCTGCCGCCGACTTCTTTATGCGAGCCTCGTCGTATCTGACCGTAACCTGATCCTTATCGGGGTCGTTCGCGACATTGCAGCCGCTTGGAACGATCAACAGGACGGGCAGCAATATTCGCATGTTTTTGACCCTCGCTACTCGAGAAACGCCCCGACATAAGCCTAGCGGTCAGCGGCGGCGGTCGTTGTAGCGCTTCAAAGCGTACCCGCCGACCGCCGCGGCGATCATCCCGGGGAGTCCAAATCGGCGGGCAATCGCCACCGCGGCCATACCCATAACGGCACCGCCTGGCTGATCGACCCCGCGCGTTTCTTTGGCCGCCCTTGCTCCCGCATAGGCTCCCATAAGTTTTCCAAGCATTCGAACCTCCTTTGACTTTCGCACTAGAAGCGAACGGTCGGGCTTTGGGTTCCACGGGGAAGGATGCCGCGATGCCGTTGTCGCGGAAGGTCATCTCCCGCTGGATCGTCTACCGACCAGGAGCGCCGATATGGCCGCGACCCGCTGCGGCGGCTATGACGGCCCGATGTCGTTCGCAAAGGTAGATCACTGGATCGGCAGGACGCTCTTTTTCCCTCCCACTATAAAACTGTGCCAGCTCACCCGACAGAGTCAGTTCGCCGTCTCGCGGATGTTCTGGTTCATCGCGGCCCTGGACGGCTTCTACCTTGCGGAAACCCTCTTCGGATCGGTTCTTTGGGGCGGGATGAGCGCTATCATGATGATCGGCGCCACGCGCCGGGCCGACGTCCCCACCATCAGCTTTCTTTTCTTTCGCCTGTTGGCAATCGCGTTCCTGGTGCTCGATTTCGTCAAAGGGGTGACGACCGTGGAGTGGGCAGGGATCGAGTTTTGGCTCTTTGTCCTCACAGCAGAATATGCGGCGATAATTCGCACGATCCCACCGAGGGAAGCAGACAAGTCGGGAAGAAAGATCGTGACGGCCAAGTAGGCCCGTGGGGGGGCGCCACCGTAGTTGCCCAACACCGCAGCGCCGCGATCCATCGAGGCCACACGTATCCTGCCCGAGACTTAGTAGTCTTACATTAAACGCGCCATCTCAGTCGTCGCCCGCCGCGCTCAGCAGATCCATAAGGTTGCGCGCCGCCTCGCGGTCGGCTTCGTCCGGAAACCCCACCTCGAGGCCGGGCTCTGCGCCCAGCACGTGCAAGAGGCACCACAGCGCGATGCGGCTGGCGCGATCTTTCTCCAGCCCGAAATCCACTTGCATCCGCTCGATCCCGGCACTTTGCGTAGTCGGGAGCACTTGCGCCATGTCGCTGACGCCAAAGTAGCGCGATAGGAGATCGTCGAGATTTATAGCGACGGCCCCCCATCACTCCCCGTGCGAAGCAGACTCGCAGATCCGCGCAGGGACAAGCTCATCGCCTGGACGCTTGTCCTCAGGCCAAAGCCGAAGCACAGCACATTCATGACAAATGATGATCCCTTTGACCTTCAGCGCTTCGTCGACGCTCAGGAAGAAACCTATCCAACTGCGCTGGCGGAGATCAGACGGGGAGCGAAGCGAGGCCATTGGATCTGGTTCATATTCCCTCAGCTGAGGGGCTTGGGATGCAGCGAGATGGCGCGACGTTTTGAACTTGGCTCGCTCGAGGAAGCACGTGCGTACCTAGCGCACCCGGTCTTGGGGAGCAGGTTGCGCGCGTGTCTCGAAGCCATTCAAGACTTAACGACGAAGTCGGCGGTCGACGTTTTCGGTGAAGTCGATGCGATGAAACTCAGGTCGTCACTCACGCTATTCGCGCGCGCGCAAGGCGGGCCAATCTTTGACGCGGTGCTGATCAGGTGGTTTGGCTCCGCTGACGATCGAACTGACGAGATCCTCAAGGTAAGTAAGGCGATCCCGTGAAAAGCAGGTTTGGGGCCTATTCTGTTGAAAAAGTCCGGCGCTGGTTTTGCCGGGCAATAATTAAACTCAGGCAGGCGCCCTCGCGCAAAGATGATTCACGTGACTCAGCGTGGCTAAAATATTATTGCCCAAATTGTCCCGGGGCGTCGCTCTCGTCGACTTTTTCAACAGAATAGGGCCGGGTGCTGACAGTGTGCTTTAGGAACATGGACCCGTTAAAATACCGCTCGGCATCCGATCCCATTGCGCGCTTGCCCTGAGCCCACCTAGATGAACCGCGCACTTCGATCCAAGTAACAACGAACGTCGACTAGCTCCTGCCGGCTCAAACCTGCTCTGCAGCTCGCGCCGCGTTATCGATCGCGCGCATCAGCTTCGCCGCCAGGGTCAGTCGGGGTGCGGTATTGTTCGCCGCCATCACGGGAGTCGAACAATACCGCACCGTCCGAGGAATGAACTTGGACATGCGTTGCGCCTGATCGCACGCGATGGGCAACCATTCGGCATTTCGCGATATCGCGACCGGCAGCGAAAGTGCTCGCACGCTCCCTGCTAATTGCTGTCTCGCCTGCGTACCAGGTGGTGATGAATTCCATAGGTGCGACCCTTTGATAGCGAACTCTGAAAGACCCCGGCACTTCGGGGGTGAAGGTCGGAGCAGACTCTCAGGGTTGCAACCCGGTGATGAGCCGCGCAAGCTAAGAGCTGGTGATCAAACAGGGTTAGGATTTTAACCTGTGGCTTGCTTCCAATAAGAACGGACAAGCGAGCAGTTGTCAGCTCTCCGCCGCATTCGGACCATCGGGCGACGGGAATAGGGTGCCCTCAACCGGCCCAGCCGCTCAGTAGCGATCACGCGCGTTTTGAAGTCCGAGATGGGGCCGTAACGCGACCGACAGCTTGGCCCGGTTCTCCGTCTGAAAGCCGTCAGGCGGAGAACGGCCCCAAATCGGGTATGATCCTGCGTGACGGGACGCTAGTTAGGGGTCGACCTCTCGCCGACGCGGACATTGCTGCCGGTAGGCCAGGGTGGTCAGCCGCGACTGCTCATCGCTTGCCAGCGAGGCGCTCGTCAAACTGCTGTGACGACCGCGCGACAACTTTATTCACATCGTCGCGCGCTTGTCGTTCGGTCTCACGGCGACAGCGCGCAATGGCATTGTTGACGGGAGGATCGTAGCTGATTGGTCGCCCGCAAACTTGGTCGATCGCCTGATTGATGCGGCCCTTCAGGATCGCCCGGCCGTGACCAGAACTAAGGTCAAGATCCTTGTACGCGACTGGACTGGACGCCTGTCTGGCTTGGGCTCCCGCCGCACTGATCGCGAGCACAACAATGGTCATCCTGACGATGGCTTTCATGGTAGTTCCTCCTTGGTCAACAAGGTAAACGTGCACCATCGCGGAGCCCCAAGCTTTGGCAGAAGCCTGAAACATGCTGAAATATGCAGGGTTTCTGCGGTGGACCGGCCGAAGCCGGATAGGTATTTTACCCCTCGATGGAGGGGGAATATCGCATCGGCTCCTTGATCTTGCGCCCAAGGCGCGGGCTACGCGCGGGTGCGAGCCATTTGTCGCTAGGCGGCCGCGCCCTCGACTTGCTCTCCGCTCTTGCGGAAGCGAGGGGAGAAATTGTTACCAAGGACGAACTCTTCAACGCGGTTTGGCCGGGTTTGATCGTCGAAGAAAACGCCCTTCAGGCCCAGATCTCCTTTGTAAGGAAGGCGCTCGGCGCCGAAGCCCGGCGGCTGGTCACGGTTCGCGGCCGCGGCTATCGGCTGGAACTGGACGATTTCGCACAAGCCGAACCAAGCGCAGCGTCAATTGCCGTGCTCCCTTTCGATTCTCTCGAAAAGGATACGTGCCACGACTATCTGGCCGATGGCCTGGCCGAAGAGCTGATTGCCACACTGTCCGGGGTACGCGGCCTCAAAGTCGCTTCGCGCACGTCGAGCTTTGCTTACCGGGGCCAAGCCCGGGACCTTCGCAAGGTTGCGGCGGAGCTGGGTGTCTCTACCCTTCTCGAGAGCAGTGTGCGTGTAGCGGAGGGGCGGGTACGTATCACTGCACAACTCATCGACGCCACAAACGGGTTCCACCTCTGGGCTCAGTCCTTCGAAAAGCCGCTCAGTGATTTGCTGGTCATTCAAGAGGAGTTGGCGCGCGAGCTCACCATCGCTCTCCAACGCGAACTGGGGCCACGCATCCCCGACACGAGCGATCCAGAGGCCATGCGTCTGTTGTTTGAAGCACGGGCAGCTTCCGCCAAATTGACGCCAGAAGGTCTCGAGTCGGGCGCGAGGCTCGCCAGAGAATCGCTTGAACGCGATCCAGGATTTGCGAAGGCTTGGGCCTCGCTGGCTGGAACGGTCTACGCAATGGCCAACGTGGGCTTTCTTCCGAAGGCCGGTTTCGCCGAGGCACGACGCGCGGCTTCCAAGGCCATTGCACTCGATCCATCGGTTGCCGGTGCATACGAGATAGTGGCTCTTGTCGACGCAGCAATGGGACGCTTCATGAGCGCCATCGAGCAGATGGAGCGAGCGTTGGCGGTCGACTTCGAGGATGGAGCGGTCGCCGACGGCGCGATCATCAACCTGTTCGTCCCGCTGGGCTATCGCACTCACGCAAGGTACCTTGCCGATAGACTCGTCCGCATCGCACCGGCTCGACCAAGGCCTTATCTTGCGCGGGCGCTTTGTGCCGCAGATATCGATGAGACCGAATACTACCTTGAGCTGGCATTGGCTCGGGGCCAGCCGGAAGCCCGCCCGCCAGTAGAGATCATGCGATTTGAAATCGCGCTGGCACGGCGACGCTTCCCCGAGGCGGCGGCAGCTCTCACGACCTGGGCCGAACGAGAGCTGAAGGTCCGCGGCGCCGGACTGGCCATGAACGACGCTGTTCTGGCCATGCAAGAGAGTGACCGCAGTGGAGGTGCGGCGAAGGTGGCTGATCTGGTGTTGGCCGCAGACCGCGCGGGAACGCTCTGGGCTCATCCCGGAACGCCCGGCTTGCTGCTTACGATGCAGGAGCGGCTCGGTGATCGAGAAGGGGCATACGTGACGGCGCACCGTCTTGTCGAACACTGGCACCAGTCCGGGCGAATGCCGACGGGGAGCATTACGAGCCTTTTGATCGGGGACCTCGCAGATTTTCGGCGCGACACGCGCTTTCAGACCATTGTGGAAGGCCTCGGTCTGATCCCTTGCTGGACCGTGCATGGACCACCGGAAGGTCATCGCATGGATAACGGTAGGCTCATCGTATTGTAGCACCGTTGGGCGAGACAGCGCTCAACGGCAGG
Protein-coding sequences here:
- a CDS encoding LysR family transcriptional regulator — protein: MLDPRLNYLVIVARTGSFTTAAQEAGVTQSAVTRSIAALEREVGFPIFYRTPRGVIPTEKGGDFITRAARLLEDARELLRSGAGNKDPYSGVLRIGICPASLEWGLVEPLASLLRRHRGIRYDISSGGFETIVQHLRMGAIDVAVGYNAAFSEWSDLRREPMGSLDVALFVRRGHPLLGVSGPTLRDLARYDFVSPSDSRPYGEIIRNIFQKQGIDWHERVHRADFFPIVRSIVETSDAVGVVARSHAASPQFAERYQLLAGLDLFPTAPLCCAVRVRWEPKAATRALIGTLTRAFPLAQ
- a CDS encoding MaoC family dehydratase N-terminal domain-containing protein — translated: MAETSGQDIRQGRFRREAKGAETASVCVKVERGRIRAFASVLGQIDPLFNDVAAAHAMGHPDIAAPPSFFMVVEAIANEELRRQGEASAIEMAGCDFRYLLHGDEHYSYNGLVYAGDSVTFSTRVLDFYDRKGGLMEFVTLESVVAHHERGPLIRARRTLLHKFG
- a CDS encoding MaoC/PaaZ C-terminal domain-containing protein; the encoded protein is MATDRIRAGDTLSEIRFGPISRTTLALYAGASDDHNPVHIDLDFARQAGLDDVFAHGMLSFGVLTRVVTQRFGAARLRSFGARFTAITHVHDVVSCHASVSECFEEDGERLARIAVFAQTAGGVTTLSGEAIVALD
- a CDS encoding SDR family NAD(P)-dependent oxidoreductase — encoded protein: MSMRFDERVVVVTGAGQGLGRSHALEFARRGARVLVNDLGGGAQGGGGSTSVAECLVTRIRDEGGEAYANSDSVEDGEKIVQGALDVFGRVDVVVNNAGILRDSTFAKMSDEDWDLVYRVHLLGCFKVTRAAWPHMREARYGRVIMTTSIAGIYGNFGQANYSACKLGLFGLAQTLAIEGGATKHPSEHG
- a CDS encoding alpha/beta hydrolase; amino-acid sequence: MELKMAPEPKVEDVHRVDPQLRAGLALFPDIELTCEILPDLRRASFGRDEKIAIAGLSEHRVSLPVASGSIDLFVCRPESAEVLPGICCLHGGGFVSGSAMQMAAQRAGWALALNAVLVFVDYRLAPEHPFPQPLEDCYAALRWMCSEGREFGIDRTRIALWGISAGGGLAAGLAILARDRGEFQVACQHLWSPMLDDRTTTAADPHAYVGQFVWNRKNNRFGWHCYLGQEPGTPGVSHYAAPSRLRAMEGLPPTYLAVGALDLFLEENVEYARRLLRGGVPVELHVHPGVYHGAASISEADVIKRWERDSRNALNRGLRGYL
- a CDS encoding DUF1810 domain-containing protein: MTNDDPFDLQRFVDAQEETYPTALAEIRRGAKRGHWIWFIFPQLRGLGCSEMARRFELGSLEEARAYLAHPVLGSRLRACLEAIQDLTTKSAVDVFGEVDAMKLRSSLTLFARAQGGPIFDAVLIRWFGSADDRTDEILKVSKAIP
- a CDS encoding UrcA family protein, translating into MKAIVRMTIVVLAISAAGAQARQASSPVAYKDLDLSSGHGRAILKGRINQAIDQVCGRPISYDPPVNNAIARCRRETERQARDDVNKVVARSSQQFDERLAGKR
- a CDS encoding winged helix-turn-helix domain-containing protein → MEGEYRIGSLILRPRRGLRAGASHLSLGGRALDLLSALAEARGEIVTKDELFNAVWPGLIVEENALQAQISFVRKALGAEARRLVTVRGRGYRLELDDFAQAEPSAASIAVLPFDSLEKDTCHDYLADGLAEELIATLSGVRGLKVASRTSSFAYRGQARDLRKVAAELGVSTLLESSVRVAEGRVRITAQLIDATNGFHLWAQSFEKPLSDLLVIQEELARELTIALQRELGPRIPDTSDPEAMRLLFEARAASAKLTPEGLESGARLARESLERDPGFAKAWASLAGTVYAMANVGFLPKAGFAEARRAASKAIALDPSVAGAYEIVALVDAAMGRFMSAIEQMERALAVDFEDGAVADGAIINLFVPLGYRTHARYLADRLVRIAPARPRPYLARALCAADIDETEYYLELALARGQPEARPPVEIMRFEIALARRRFPEAAAALTTWAERELKVRGAGLAMNDAVLAMQESDRSGGAAKVADLVLAADRAGTLWAHPGTPGLLLTMQERLGDREGAYVTAHRLVEHWHQSGRMPTGSITSLLIGDLADFRRDTRFQTIVEGLGLIPCWTVHGPPEGHRMDNGRLIVL